The stretch of DNA GTTTTCAAAAGAGAGAGATTCAATAATCCAAGAGTATCACTCAAAAGAGTTTTTAACAAAACTTCTAAAAGAGTGTGGTTTTGAAATTCAAGAGATAAAAGAGTTTAATTTACATACAGACGAACATGCTGATAAATTAATCTTTATTTGTAAAAAAATAGCCTAATACAAAATACTCAAACTTTTGTGTTAGAGCAAAATGCCAACACAAAGGTTTGACTTATGATGATTTACCCACAATTTTTTAATAAAATCCCAACAATAAAACTACAAGATGGTTTAGCCTCTTTTTTAGGTGCTTTTGAAGATGGAGTAATTGAATTTTCATATTTAGATGTTGTAAAAAGTGCAGGACATTCGTGTCCTACGGTTTTAGGAGCTTATCTTATGACGCTTAAAGGTTTAGAAGCCTTATATGAAAATGAAATTCCCAAACGTGGTGAAATTATTGTTGAGTTTAAAGAAGCCCAAAATATTGCAGTTGCGGGAGTAATTGGAAATGTGATTATGAATATCACAGGAGCAACAACTACAAATGGATTTAAAGGACTTGCTGGAAAATTTGATAGAAACCATTTAATGAAATTTGAAAAAGATATAAATGGTGCAAGTGTTAGATTTACTAGAATAGATACTTTAAAAAGTGTAGATGTTTTTTATGATGCTTCAAGTGTAAAACCCCATGAAGATATGAATTTTTTAATGCAAAAATCTCTTCAAGGAAATGCTACAAATGAAGAAAAAAAAGAGTTTGCTAAACTTTGGCAAAAACGAGTTGAAGATATATCAAATAATATAAATGAAGTTATAAAAATAGATATAAAAGGATAACTTTTATATCTATTTTATTTAGATTAAACCAACAGCATCTCTAATAATTTCCATTTTAGCAGCTGCAATTTTTCTAGCTTTTTGCGCTCCAAAAGCTAATATTTCTTTTACTTCTTTTTTATTGTTTAAGTAATATTCTCTTTTTTCTTCATAAGGTGCGAAATATTCATTTATTTTTTCAAGTAGAGTCATTTTAAAATGACCATATCCTTCACCTGGAGTTGCATATCTTTTTTGCAAATCTTTTAATTCATCTTCATTCATAAATAGTTTACATAAAGTATAGATATTACAATTTTCCCACTCTTTTGGCTCATCTAATTCTCTTGAGTCAGTAACAATTCCCATAACTTGTTTTTTTCTTTGTTTTGCACTTGTAAACATATCAATTGTATTGTTATATGATTTAGACATTTTAGCTCCATCAGTTCCAGGAACTGTAGCTACCACTTCATCAACTCTTGATTCAGGTAAAACAAAAATCTCTTTTCCATAAGCGTGATTGAATGAAGTTGCAATATCTCTTGTCATCTCAACGTGTTGAATTTGATCTTTTCCTACAGGCACAATATTTGAATCAAATAGTAAAATATCAGCAGCCATTAAAACAGGATATGAAAATAGACCATGACTTGCAACAATTCCACGTGCTGTTTTATCTTTGTAAGAATGAGCTCTCTCTAATAGTCCCATAGAAGTGTGATTTGATAATAACCAGTATAATTCAAGAACCTCTTTTACATCGTGTTGTACCCAAAATGTTGATTTTTCTGGGTCCATTCCAAGTGCTAAAAAGTTAATTGCTGCTTCATAAGTATTATTTTCTAAAGCCTCTTTTTCTTTCACCGATGTTAAAGCATGATATGATGCTAAAAATGCGAAAAGTTCACCTTCATTTTGTGACTCTATCATTTTTTTTACCATACCAAAATAGTTTCCTATGTGTATTGTCCCTGATGGTTGAATACCTGATAAAATTCTCAAATCATAATCCTTATTTTTTTGGCGCATTATATCAAAAGTAACTAAAAAATCAGTATTTTAAATCCAATAAGGATTAAAACAATTCCACCAAGAAGTTCAGCTTTTGTTTCGTATTTATCTCCACCTTTTTGCCCAATATAAACACCTAAAATACTGAATAAAAAAGTTATTATTCCAATAAGAAATAAAGATAAATAAACATTTAAATCAAAAAGATGTAAAGTAAATCCAGCAGCCATAGCATCAATACTTGTAGCAATTGCTAAAGTTAATAAAATTTTATTTGATATTTTTGTTATCTCTTCTTCAACATTTTCATTTAAGGCTTCATATATCATTTTCCCACCAATGATTACTAATAAGACAAAAGCAATGATGCTATCATATCCTTGAATATACTCTTTTAGTCCAATTCCTCCAAGGTAACCAATAAATGGCATTAATGCTTGAAAAATACCAAAAAATAATCCAGCTTTTAATGCTAAGATTTTTATATCACCTTTATTTTTTATTCCAAGCCCAATAGAAACAGCAAAGGCATCCAT from Arcobacter suis CECT 7833 encodes:
- a CDS encoding manganese efflux pump MntP; this encodes MLEVLILSFALSMDAFAVSIGLGIKNKGDIKILALKAGLFFGIFQALMPFIGYLGGIGLKEYIQGYDSIIAFVLLVIIGGKMIYEALNENVEEEITKISNKILLTLAIATSIDAMAAGFTLHLFDLNVYLSLFLIGIITFLFSILGVYIGQKGGDKYETKAELLGGIVLILIGFKILIF
- a CDS encoding FmdE family protein, with protein sequence MIYPQFFNKIPTIKLQDGLASFLGAFEDGVIEFSYLDVVKSAGHSCPTVLGAYLMTLKGLEALYENEIPKRGEIIVEFKEAQNIAVAGVIGNVIMNITGATTTNGFKGLAGKFDRNHLMKFEKDINGASVRFTRIDTLKSVDVFYDASSVKPHEDMNFLMQKSLQGNATNEEKKEFAKLWQKRVEDISNNINEVIKIDIKG
- the trpS gene encoding tryptophan--tRNA ligase, which encodes MRILSGIQPSGTIHIGNYFGMVKKMIESQNEGELFAFLASYHALTSVKEKEALENNTYEAAINFLALGMDPEKSTFWVQHDVKEVLELYWLLSNHTSMGLLERAHSYKDKTARGIVASHGLFSYPVLMAADILLFDSNIVPVGKDQIQHVEMTRDIATSFNHAYGKEIFVLPESRVDEVVATVPGTDGAKMSKSYNNTIDMFTSAKQRKKQVMGIVTDSRELDEPKEWENCNIYTLCKLFMNEDELKDLQKRYATPGEGYGHFKMTLLEKINEYFAPYEEKREYYLNNKKEVKEILAFGAQKARKIAAAKMEIIRDAVGLI